In one Salvelinus namaycush isolate Seneca unplaced genomic scaffold, SaNama_1.0 Scaffold187, whole genome shotgun sequence genomic region, the following are encoded:
- the LOC120037781 gene encoding ELMO domain-containing protein 2-like, whose amino-acid sequence MFGSIWGYFYTSFLRYWLKWFIRQVTGKCELQRICAGYKPGAPRTMKAEYSLNNSKSKLLRAAVDVEEDGLEKYLDLIMREKNVKTQRDPTFKVNLKLCLLQITGYRNLFTSVEELRKETFDSDKVQHEEMLLKLWDLLMPEVKLESRVTKQWGDIGFQGDDPKTDFRGMGMLGLTNLVFFSENYTEEARQVLSHASHPKLGYSYAIVGINLTEMAYSLLKSGALKPHFYNTVSGRPQLQHLHQLFCYLVYKFDKFWVEEQPESIMEFNHYREKFHDNIKIQLLDPAVALTMTDSPRSN is encoded by the exons ATGTTCGGCAGCATCTGGGGATACTTCTACACGTCCTTCCTTAGATACTGGCTGAAGTGGTTCATCAGACAGGTGACAGGGAAATGCGAGCTGCAAAGGATTTGTGCCGGCTACAAGCCTGGGGCGCCCAGGACAATGAAAGCAG AATACTCACTCAATAACTCCAAATCTAAG ctATTAAGAGCTGCTGTGGACGTGGAGGAGGATGGTTTGGAGAAGTATCTGGATCTTATCATGAGGGAAAAGAATGTCAAAACGCAGAGGGATCCCAC GTTTAAGGTGAATCTGAAGCTGTGTCTCTTACAAATAACGGGATACAGGAACTTATTCACGTCCGTGGAAGAGTTGAGGAAGGAGACTTTTGACTCGGATAAAGTCCAACACGAGGAAATGCTTTTGAAG TTATGGGACCTGTTGATGCCCGAGGTCAAACTGGAGTCCAGAGTTACCAAACAGTGGGGCGACATTGGTTTCCAAGGCGATGACCCCAAGACTGACTTCCGAGGAATGGGCATGTTGGGCCTAACCAACCTTGT GTTCTTTAGTGAGAACTACACTGAAGAGGCTCGGCAAGTGCTGTCCCACGCAAGCCATCCCAAACTGGG GTACTCCTATGCCATAGTGGGTATCAACCTGACGGAGATGGCATACAGTTTACTGAAGAGTGGTGCTCTCAAACCCCACTTCTACAACACTGTGTCTGGGAGACCCCAACTGCAGCACCTCCATCAGCTGTTCT GTTACCTGGTGTACAAGTTTGATAAGTTCTGGGTGGAGGAGCAGCCCGAGAGCATCATGGAGTTCAACCACTACAGGGAAAAGTTCCACGACAATATCAAGATTCAACTACTGGACCCTGCCGTGGCCCTCACCATGACGGATAGTCCAAGAAGTAACTGA